CCCGTGTGGATTACCACAACCTTTATGGCACCGTCTTCACGCCAAGGCTTAACATCAAGTATGATTTCTCCCCCACCTCCATTGCCCGTATCGCGGCAGGCCGTGGCTTTCGAGTGGCGAATCCCATTGCAGAGAACACCGCTGCCTTGGTGAGCTCCCGCCGCATACGTGTGGAAGAGGCGCTAGACCCGGAGGAGGCCTGGAGCGTTGGCGGGTCGTTTACGCACTACTTCAAACTGGCCAACCGCCCCGGCTCTTTTGTAACGGATTTTTACCATACCAGCTTCACAAACCAGGTGGTGACGGACATGTACAGTTCCCCGGGGCAGGTCCTTTTTTACAACCTGAAAGGCCGCTCGTTCTCCAACAGCTTTCAGGCGGAGGTGCAGTATGAGATTCTGCGGGGCTTTGATGCCAAGGCGGCTTACAAGTACTACGATGTAAGGACCAGCTACAAAGGCGACCTGCTGCAGAAACCGATGATCCCGGAGCACCGCTTTTTTGTGAACCTAGGCTTTGCTACACCTTTTGATAAATGGCGCGCTGACCTGACCACCCAGTTCTTTGGCCTGATGCCACTGGCCACGCTGGAGCATCAACCGGCGCCGACAGAAATGCAGGAGCGCACCTCTGACCGCTTTATGACGGTGAACTCACAGGTGACGCGGGCGTTTAAGCGTTGGGATGTGTACCTTGGCGTGGAGAATCTGCTAAATTATCGCCAGCCTAACCCAATTATCGGTGCGGATGAGCCTTTTGGCAACAATTTTGATGCTAGCATGGTATGGGGTCCGATTACGGGCCGCACGGTGTATGCCGGCCTTCGTTACAGAATTGATTAATCAATAATATTTAGAAAATATCATCCTCTTAAACACAGAAAAATGAACAAATTCAAAGCACTTCTTTTCTCCATAGTTTTAGCTTTTATGAGCTTTGGCGTGCAGGCCCAGCAGGGAAACAAAGAAACGGTAAAGATCAAAACATCTGCCGTTTGCGACATGTGCAAAGCCACCCTGGAGAAAGCCATGGCGTATGAGAAAGGTGTTAAATCATCCAGCCTCGACGTGAAATCTAAAGTATTGACGGTGGTGTTTGATAGCCGCAAGACAAATGCAGCGAACATTGCCAAGGCTGTGACGGAGACAGGGTATGATGCCGATGACAAGCCGGCACAGGAAAGAGCGTACAACCGCCTGGACGACTGCTGCAAGAAAGAGGCAGGCGACCATTAGACAACACAGGCATTAAAAACAGGAACGGGGAGCTGCAAGCAGCTCCCCGTTCCTGTTTTTAATGCCTGTGTGAAAGCTATTTAGAAGCTGAAACCCAGGTGTATGCCAATGGATAGCACTGCTGTGCCTTTTGTGTAGTAGAAGTAGCCAACACGGCCACCCGCCACCCCATTTCGTAAAATACTGAAGTCGTTTTCAATAAAAGCATCAACACCAATATCAGTGGTCTTAATGTGTGTCACGGAGCCATCCTGCGTTCCCTGGTCTTCCGGGTCAGAGCTAATTTCCGAACGGTGCCGCACCGCCGGCCCCACCCCTAACCTGAAGGCAACGGACTCATTCTGCATTAGGTCGAACGTGCCCTCCACGGAGGCCATGTAGAATGCATTCTGTACCGTGTAAATCTGCATTGCCTCGTCGTAGTTCTTTGCTGAAAGCAAACCTAGGTTTACCCCCACGCCAAAGCGCTTGCCCACGTAGTGGTGCAGCGTATTTTGAAACAGAAGCCCCTGGCTATCAGAGTCAGAAAGAAAAACATAGTTAATACCAGCTCTTAGTGAGCCAGGGTTACTGCTTCCTCCTATCTGGGCCTGCAGCACAGGCGCCTGAAGGCATAAGAGTACAAAAAGAATAGCAGAGGCGAGTAAAGGCTTCATAAAGATTAGGGAAGATATATATAGTACGACGGGTTTAAACCCTATAGCATACGCACAGCACCCATCGGCTGTTACACTTCTTTCTTATCATTGCCCTTATACTTAGCCCTTATACTTGGCGGGGCAACTTCAGGTCTTTGCTTTATACAGCTGCCACCAAGGCAGATAGGGCTTGTCGTGGTGCTCGTAGTGATAGCCAAAAAAATAACAACTGATAAACGCCCAGAGGTGGTTCTTGGCTTGCGTGCCCGATTTGTGCCTGTTGTCCGCAGGATGTTCTCCGCGGTGCGGCAGGAAGGTGCCGAAGTAAAAAAGCTGGAAAGTGGCAAGTATGGCCGGCAGCATCCAGAATAGAATCACGTTCCACAGCGGGAAATACAGCTTCAGCACATTAAACGTAATGGCCATCAGCGCAATTTGCCACCAGGTAATGTACTGCTTCAGAAAGCTAAGGTACCAGGGCCAGAAGCTGCCTGAGTGGTAATCGGGATCCTTGTCGGTGGCTACGTGGCGGTGGTGCTGGTGGTGCTTGGGCAGCAGGCGCGGATACCAGTTGTAGGCAAACAGAAATGCTGTCACCGTGCCGATAGCTTTGTTCAATTTCGGCTTTCCGGGCGCTACAACACCGTGCATGGCGTCATGGGCGGTAATAAAGAGGCCGGTGTAGAGGTGGGTTTGCACCAGTATAAACAGGTACGTCAGCGGAGAGGAGAAGTCAAACGAGCTCTGCAGCAGGTACGCCAGCAAAGCAAACCAAGCTACCAGAATAACTGCGGCTACGGCTACTCCCCTGTAATCACTGCTCCTTTTTATGGCCATGCATGAAACACTACTGGTGGTGGTACTTCTTAACGTGAACGCGCTGGTTAAAATTCACCTTTCAGCAAAGCATCGCGCACCTGCTCCATCAGCCACATAGGTGTGGAGGTAGCCCCACAGATGCCAATGCTGTCGCCGGGGCTAAACCAGTCCGGCTGCAGTTGCTCTGCCTTGGAAATAAAGAAGGTGTTCGGATTCGTGTCTTTGCACACGTGGTACAGCACTTTGCCGTTGCTGGACTTGGTACCCGATACAAAAACTACCTTTGTAAACTTAGAGGCAAACTTACGAAGTTCCTTGTCACGGTTCGATACCTGCCGGCAAATAGTATCGTTGGCGTTCACCTGATAGCCTAATTCCTCCAGCTGTCCCTTTATACTGTAGAAGCTGTGCGTGCTTTTGGTTGTCTGGCTGTAGAGCGTAATGTTAGCCGGAAGCTCGTGCCGCAGCAACTCTTCCATACTTTCAAACACCACGGCCTCGTTACTGGTCTGGCCAAGCAAACCCATAACCTCTGCGTGGCCGTGCTTGCCATAGATAAAAATCTTATCTTTTTTGTCATAGGATGATTTAATGCGGTTCTGAAGCTTCAGCACCACCGGGCAGGAGGCATCTACTAATGTTAGATTGTTCTTCAAAGCTGCCTGGTACGTTTCCGGTGGCTCGCCGTGGGCACGGATAAGCACAGTTTCGTCCTGTAGTTCCCGAAATTGCTCGTGATTTATGATGCGCAGGCCCTGCTGCTGCAGGCGTTCCACCTCCTCGTCGTTGTGCACGATATCGCCCAGGCAATATAGGTACCCGCGCTCCGCCAGGATGTCCTCGGCCATCTGGATGGCATAGACTACTCCGAAGCAGAAACCAGAGTTGGAATCGATTGTGACGCTGAGGGTTTCCATATACCTATTATACAACTACCCGGGAATATTGTTTAGCCGACTTTCGCGCTTTAATCCCCTCATACACAGAAATAGTGAGCAGCAGCATCAGCATGGAATACATGGAGTCTTCCACCGGTATAGATACAATCCGCAGCCCCAGGTTGTAGCTGTCGTTGTACCAC
Above is a window of Pontibacter akesuensis DNA encoding:
- a CDS encoding heavy-metal-associated domain-containing protein, producing MNKFKALLFSIVLAFMSFGVQAQQGNKETVKIKTSAVCDMCKATLEKAMAYEKGVKSSSLDVKSKVLTVVFDSRKTNAANIAKAVTETGYDADDKPAQERAYNRLDDCCKKEAGDH
- a CDS encoding fatty acid desaturase; protein product: MAIKRSSDYRGVAVAAVILVAWFALLAYLLQSSFDFSSPLTYLFILVQTHLYTGLFITAHDAMHGVVAPGKPKLNKAIGTVTAFLFAYNWYPRLLPKHHQHHRHVATDKDPDYHSGSFWPWYLSFLKQYITWWQIALMAITFNVLKLYFPLWNVILFWMLPAILATFQLFYFGTFLPHRGEHPADNRHKSGTQAKNHLWAFISCYFFGYHYEHHDKPYLPWWQLYKAKT
- a CDS encoding 4-hydroxy-3-methylbut-2-enyl diphosphate reductase; translation: METLSVTIDSNSGFCFGVVYAIQMAEDILAERGYLYCLGDIVHNDEEVERLQQQGLRIINHEQFRELQDETVLIRAHGEPPETYQAALKNNLTLVDASCPVVLKLQNRIKSSYDKKDKIFIYGKHGHAEVMGLLGQTSNEAVVFESMEELLRHELPANITLYSQTTKSTHSFYSIKGQLEELGYQVNANDTICRQVSNRDKELRKFASKFTKVVFVSGTKSSNGKVLYHVCKDTNPNTFFISKAEQLQPDWFSPGDSIGICGATSTPMWLMEQVRDALLKGEF